A part of Biomphalaria glabrata chromosome 3, xgBioGlab47.1, whole genome shotgun sequence genomic DNA contains:
- the LOC106051987 gene encoding UTP--glucose-1-phosphate uridylyltransferase-like isoform X1, whose amino-acid sequence MGELRRIYHALFLDDANFVRGHKRTPSDAEFRDAMRKDAQSAMNKELNKLLTTAPPGWQEQGRKEFDGFENLFGRFLRETGPSVEWEKLKLLPPEAIKKYNELSSPSPQDTKNLLNNLVVIKLNGGLGTSMGCTGPKSAIQVRNELTFLDMNVQQIEHLNKTYGVDVPLVLMNSFNTDEDTQKILRKYSQIKVSIFTFNQSRYPRINRDTLMPVPRSFGEDSIEGWYPPGHGDVYNSLYNSGLLEKFIKDGKKFIFISNIDNMGATVDLNILNFLVNSPQSEAPEFVMEVTDKTRADVKGGTLIEYEGKLRLLEYAQVPSDHVDEFKSVSKFKIFNTNNLWISLDAIKRNVEEETLHMEIIVNPKTLDNGMNVIQLETAVGAAIKSFDRAVGINVPRSRFLPVKTTSDLLIVMSNLYAMRTGSLEMSPKRSFPSVPLVKLGHQFSKVKDFLNRFASIPDLLELDHLTVAGDVNFGKNVSLRGTVIIIANHGEKIDIPMGSILENKIVSGNLRILDH is encoded by the exons ATGGGGGAGTTGAGAAGAATTTACCATGCATTGTTTCTTGATGAC GCCAACTTTGTGAGGGGGCACAAGAGAACTCCTAGTGATGCAGAGTTTCGCGATGCCATGCGTAAAGATGCTCAATCAGCCATGAACAAGGAACTCAACAAGCTTCTTACAACAGCTCCGCCTGGATGGCAAGAG cAAGGTCGTAAGGAGTTTGATGGCTTTGAAAACTTGTTTGGGAGATTTTTACGTGAGACTGGCCCTTCAGTTGAATGGGAAAAGTTGAAACTCTTACCACCAGAAGCT attaaaaaatacaatgagtTAAGTTCACCGTCGCCTCAAGACACAAAAAATCTCTTGAATAACCTGGTTGTGATCAAACTTAATGGAGGTCTCGGCACAAGTATGGGTTGCACCGGACCAAAAAGTGCTATCCAAGTTCGCAATGAGCTCACCTTCCTCGACATGAATGTGCAGCAGATAGAG CATCTCAACAAAACTTATGGTGTAGATGTTCCCCTTGTTCTCATGAACTCTTTCAACACAGATGAAGACACTCAGAAGATCCTCAGGAAGTACAGTCAGATTAAAGTCAGCATATTTACATTCAACCAGAGCAG GTACCCCAGAATCAACAGAGATACACTCATGCCAGTCCCTAGAAGTTTTGGAGAGGATTCCATTGAAGG GTGGTACCCCCCAGGTCACGGTGATGTGTACAACTCCCTGTATAACTCTGGTCTGCTAGAGAAGTTTATCAAGGATGGCAAGAAGTTTATTTTCATCTCCAACATTGACAACATGGGAGCCACTGTGGACCTCA ACATTCTCAATTTCTTGGTGAACTCTCCTCAGTCAGAGGCACCAGAGTTTGTTATGGAGGTGACAGATAAAACAAGAGCTGATGTTAAG GGTGGTACATTAATAGAGTATGAAGGAAAACTAAGACTGCTGGAATATGCACAAGTCCCATCAGATCAT GTTGATGAGTTTAAAAGTGTCAGTAAATTCAA GATATTCAATACCAACAATTTGTGGATCAGTTTGGATgctattaaaagaaatgttgaaGAAGAGACCTTACACATGGAGATCATTGTCAATCCTAAG ACTCTAGACAATGGTATGAATGTCATCCAGCTAGAGACTGCAGTGGGTGCTGCTATCAAAAGTTTTGACAGAGCTGTAG GCATCAATGTGCCACGTAGTCGATTcttgccagtcaagacaacatCAGATCTGTTAATAGTGATGAGCAACTTGTATGCTATGAGGACAGGATCCCTAGAGATGTCTCCGAAAAGATCATTTCCCAGTGTGCCATTGGTGAAATTAGGTCACCAGTTCTCTAAG gtaaaaGACTTTTTAAATCGTTTTGCAAGCATCCCAGACCTGCTGGAACTTGACCATCTGACAGTGGCTGGTGATGTCAACTTTGGCAAGAATGTTAGTCTGAGG GGCACTGTCATTATAATTGCTAACCATGGAGAGAAAATTGACATTCCAATGGGCTCTATACTGGAGAACAAGATTGTATCTGGCAATTTGAGGATATTGGATCATTAG
- the LOC106051987 gene encoding UTP--glucose-1-phosphate uridylyltransferase-like isoform X3, protein MAANANFVRGHKRTPSDAEFRDAMRKDAQSAMNKELNKLLTTAPPGWQEQGRKEFDGFENLFGRFLRETGPSVEWEKLKLLPPEAIKKYNELSSPSPQDTKNLLNNLVVIKLNGGLGTSMGCTGPKSAIQVRNELTFLDMNVQQIEHLNKTYGVDVPLVLMNSFNTDEDTQKILRKYSQIKVSIFTFNQSRYPRINRDTLMPVPRSFGEDSIEGWYPPGHGDVYNSLYNSGLLEKFIKDGKKFIFISNIDNMGATVDLNILNFLVNSPQSEAPEFVMEVTDKTRADVKGGTLIEYEGKLRLLEYAQVPSDHVDEFKSVSKFKIFNTNNLWISLDAIKRNVEEETLHMEIIVNPKTLDNGMNVIQLETAVGAAIKSFDRAVGINVPRSRFLPVKTTSDLLIVMSNLYAMRTGSLEMSPKRSFPSVPLVKLGHQFSKVKDFLNRFASIPDLLELDHLTVAGDVNFGKNVSLRGTVIIIANHGEKIDIPMGSILENKIVSGNLRILDH, encoded by the exons GCCAACTTTGTGAGGGGGCACAAGAGAACTCCTAGTGATGCAGAGTTTCGCGATGCCATGCGTAAAGATGCTCAATCAGCCATGAACAAGGAACTCAACAAGCTTCTTACAACAGCTCCGCCTGGATGGCAAGAG cAAGGTCGTAAGGAGTTTGATGGCTTTGAAAACTTGTTTGGGAGATTTTTACGTGAGACTGGCCCTTCAGTTGAATGGGAAAAGTTGAAACTCTTACCACCAGAAGCT attaaaaaatacaatgagtTAAGTTCACCGTCGCCTCAAGACACAAAAAATCTCTTGAATAACCTGGTTGTGATCAAACTTAATGGAGGTCTCGGCACAAGTATGGGTTGCACCGGACCAAAAAGTGCTATCCAAGTTCGCAATGAGCTCACCTTCCTCGACATGAATGTGCAGCAGATAGAG CATCTCAACAAAACTTATGGTGTAGATGTTCCCCTTGTTCTCATGAACTCTTTCAACACAGATGAAGACACTCAGAAGATCCTCAGGAAGTACAGTCAGATTAAAGTCAGCATATTTACATTCAACCAGAGCAG GTACCCCAGAATCAACAGAGATACACTCATGCCAGTCCCTAGAAGTTTTGGAGAGGATTCCATTGAAGG GTGGTACCCCCCAGGTCACGGTGATGTGTACAACTCCCTGTATAACTCTGGTCTGCTAGAGAAGTTTATCAAGGATGGCAAGAAGTTTATTTTCATCTCCAACATTGACAACATGGGAGCCACTGTGGACCTCA ACATTCTCAATTTCTTGGTGAACTCTCCTCAGTCAGAGGCACCAGAGTTTGTTATGGAGGTGACAGATAAAACAAGAGCTGATGTTAAG GGTGGTACATTAATAGAGTATGAAGGAAAACTAAGACTGCTGGAATATGCACAAGTCCCATCAGATCAT GTTGATGAGTTTAAAAGTGTCAGTAAATTCAA GATATTCAATACCAACAATTTGTGGATCAGTTTGGATgctattaaaagaaatgttgaaGAAGAGACCTTACACATGGAGATCATTGTCAATCCTAAG ACTCTAGACAATGGTATGAATGTCATCCAGCTAGAGACTGCAGTGGGTGCTGCTATCAAAAGTTTTGACAGAGCTGTAG GCATCAATGTGCCACGTAGTCGATTcttgccagtcaagacaacatCAGATCTGTTAATAGTGATGAGCAACTTGTATGCTATGAGGACAGGATCCCTAGAGATGTCTCCGAAAAGATCATTTCCCAGTGTGCCATTGGTGAAATTAGGTCACCAGTTCTCTAAG gtaaaaGACTTTTTAAATCGTTTTGCAAGCATCCCAGACCTGCTGGAACTTGACCATCTGACAGTGGCTGGTGATGTCAACTTTGGCAAGAATGTTAGTCTGAGG GGCACTGTCATTATAATTGCTAACCATGGAGAGAAAATTGACATTCCAATGGGCTCTATACTGGAGAACAAGATTGTATCTGGCAATTTGAGGATATTGGATCATTAG
- the LOC106051987 gene encoding UTP--glucose-1-phosphate uridylyltransferase-like isoform X2 — protein sequence MDPFSVRSITQANFVRGHKRTPSDAEFRDAMRKDAQSAMNKELNKLLTTAPPGWQEQGRKEFDGFENLFGRFLRETGPSVEWEKLKLLPPEAIKKYNELSSPSPQDTKNLLNNLVVIKLNGGLGTSMGCTGPKSAIQVRNELTFLDMNVQQIEHLNKTYGVDVPLVLMNSFNTDEDTQKILRKYSQIKVSIFTFNQSRYPRINRDTLMPVPRSFGEDSIEGWYPPGHGDVYNSLYNSGLLEKFIKDGKKFIFISNIDNMGATVDLNILNFLVNSPQSEAPEFVMEVTDKTRADVKGGTLIEYEGKLRLLEYAQVPSDHVDEFKSVSKFKIFNTNNLWISLDAIKRNVEEETLHMEIIVNPKTLDNGMNVIQLETAVGAAIKSFDRAVGINVPRSRFLPVKTTSDLLIVMSNLYAMRTGSLEMSPKRSFPSVPLVKLGHQFSKVKDFLNRFASIPDLLELDHLTVAGDVNFGKNVSLRGTVIIIANHGEKIDIPMGSILENKIVSGNLRILDH from the exons GCCAACTTTGTGAGGGGGCACAAGAGAACTCCTAGTGATGCAGAGTTTCGCGATGCCATGCGTAAAGATGCTCAATCAGCCATGAACAAGGAACTCAACAAGCTTCTTACAACAGCTCCGCCTGGATGGCAAGAG cAAGGTCGTAAGGAGTTTGATGGCTTTGAAAACTTGTTTGGGAGATTTTTACGTGAGACTGGCCCTTCAGTTGAATGGGAAAAGTTGAAACTCTTACCACCAGAAGCT attaaaaaatacaatgagtTAAGTTCACCGTCGCCTCAAGACACAAAAAATCTCTTGAATAACCTGGTTGTGATCAAACTTAATGGAGGTCTCGGCACAAGTATGGGTTGCACCGGACCAAAAAGTGCTATCCAAGTTCGCAATGAGCTCACCTTCCTCGACATGAATGTGCAGCAGATAGAG CATCTCAACAAAACTTATGGTGTAGATGTTCCCCTTGTTCTCATGAACTCTTTCAACACAGATGAAGACACTCAGAAGATCCTCAGGAAGTACAGTCAGATTAAAGTCAGCATATTTACATTCAACCAGAGCAG GTACCCCAGAATCAACAGAGATACACTCATGCCAGTCCCTAGAAGTTTTGGAGAGGATTCCATTGAAGG GTGGTACCCCCCAGGTCACGGTGATGTGTACAACTCCCTGTATAACTCTGGTCTGCTAGAGAAGTTTATCAAGGATGGCAAGAAGTTTATTTTCATCTCCAACATTGACAACATGGGAGCCACTGTGGACCTCA ACATTCTCAATTTCTTGGTGAACTCTCCTCAGTCAGAGGCACCAGAGTTTGTTATGGAGGTGACAGATAAAACAAGAGCTGATGTTAAG GGTGGTACATTAATAGAGTATGAAGGAAAACTAAGACTGCTGGAATATGCACAAGTCCCATCAGATCAT GTTGATGAGTTTAAAAGTGTCAGTAAATTCAA GATATTCAATACCAACAATTTGTGGATCAGTTTGGATgctattaaaagaaatgttgaaGAAGAGACCTTACACATGGAGATCATTGTCAATCCTAAG ACTCTAGACAATGGTATGAATGTCATCCAGCTAGAGACTGCAGTGGGTGCTGCTATCAAAAGTTTTGACAGAGCTGTAG GCATCAATGTGCCACGTAGTCGATTcttgccagtcaagacaacatCAGATCTGTTAATAGTGATGAGCAACTTGTATGCTATGAGGACAGGATCCCTAGAGATGTCTCCGAAAAGATCATTTCCCAGTGTGCCATTGGTGAAATTAGGTCACCAGTTCTCTAAG gtaaaaGACTTTTTAAATCGTTTTGCAAGCATCCCAGACCTGCTGGAACTTGACCATCTGACAGTGGCTGGTGATGTCAACTTTGGCAAGAATGTTAGTCTGAGG GGCACTGTCATTATAATTGCTAACCATGGAGAGAAAATTGACATTCCAATGGGCTCTATACTGGAGAACAAGATTGTATCTGGCAATTTGAGGATATTGGATCATTAG